A window of Zalophus californianus isolate mZalCal1 chromosome 17, mZalCal1.pri.v2, whole genome shotgun sequence genomic DNA:
AGGGGGCGGAGCCGCACCCCGGAGGGGCCGCTTCGCACATGGGTTTGGAGGACCACTCCCGGCCCCACCCCACGATGATTGCCCACATCCTCCTGTTGCTTCTCGCCTCCTCCGTCCTGGGGGACCCGGACTCCGTGGGCAGGTGAGAGAGGCGGGTGGCGGCGGGGACAGGGCAGGAAGAAGCCCGCGAGGAGCGTGCGCCCTCTTCAGGCCACTGCTTCCCGCGTCGGTGGAACGATGATCTGTAAGCGCGCCTCTGCGGTCGCGGAGTTCTGGGTGCCCCGACCCCACCGAGACCCCTTTCTCGAGAGGATTCTGTTTGAACCCGGccttctcccctgctccctccccaggcaGCCCCGGCACCGCAGGCGCCTCTGTTCCCTGGGCACATGCCAGACCCACCGCCTCCCAGAGATGATATACTGGCTCCGCTCTGCCTCCATCAAGGAGCACTCAGGGAAGGCCGGCCGCGAGCCCCAGGACCCCCACAGCTACGGGCGCCGCCGTCGGCGCGAGGCCAGGGTCCTGCTCCGTCTCCAGGACCTTGGCCTGAAGAAAAGAGGCCAGCGCAGTGCCCAGCTTCCTGGGTGACGTCAGGCACGTACCTGGCCCGCCCCTGGCCTCAGCTTGCCCATCTGTGTATTGGGGCCACGACCCCAAGTTTCTTTTCCCCTAACTCCATCACCTGGGCTCACTGAAAAACTGTCTCCCCCCGCTGTGATCTGGGCTGGACCCAGGGGCACACCGGACCCAGCATGTACAAAGAATACTAACGTCCAGAGCCTAATAAAACGAGTTTCCTGTTTCAGACTCTGCTTGTCTGTGCCCATTCCGTCCTCCCAATCTGAGCCCAGTATCTCACATATTCGTCCCCTTATTCCATGCACCTTTTCCCACACGGAAGTCCCTCTGACTATCTAACTTGAATCCAATCCGCTGTAGCTTCTCCTTCGCACGACTCAGTCCGTGCAGCTTGCATTTTCCGTGGGCGGTTTCGGTGGGCCGACCCAACCCCAAAGCGGCCCTCCCTCCTCGGGATGGTAGAACTTTGATTCGCTCTGGCTCGATACCCACGCGCGTGACTTTACGTGTACCCAAAGGTGGGCTGTGGGTTCCAAGCTGAGTCTCGTTttgcagagaggaaggagagtgaGACAAAGCGGAGTGGGAAGCCCAAGAACCTGGGGTTCGGAGGAGAGGAGCAGCTCAGAACCCGGGAAGCCAACGGTGGAGAAATCGGGCGGAGTAGAAAAAGACTGAGGGCTAGGGAATCGAACGGAGGGAGAGGATTGGACGCCGGGATTCGAGGGGGCGGGGATAGAACGCAGAGGGTTGGAAGGGGGCGGGGATAAAACCAGAGGCTCTAATACCCGGCAAGGCACGCGCGAGGCAGAAATCCGGGTGCCTGGATGTTGGATAATCGGGGGCGACCAGGAGCTCCGGAGGCCCGACGACCAAGTCGCGGACTCGTCGCCCTGGGATTGGACATATGCAAGTGGGAGACTTGGGTCTGGCGCTCTAAATCGAGGGTGGGGGAAATCGAGGGTGGGGGGTGTGCTCGGGCTTGGTCGCCAGGATCGGATCGGCGGACCTCTGACTCAGCGTGGTAAGTATTTGGAGGGGCTCGAGCTTCTGCGGGGCCTGGAGGCCTGTGTCTTGGGTTGGGCGCGCGGGCCCCTCCATCACTTGTCCTCGAAGCTCGCATCGGCTCACAGCCTCAGCATCCCTGGCTGTGAGGCATGCGCAGTAGGGTGCTCccgcccccatcccctccagcccCCGGTGCGGGGGATGGGCCACCCTAGAGCGGACGAATTTATAGACGTTCCCCCCCCGCTCCTCCCCCGCCACTGCCCCCCAcgccatcccccccacccccctgtcgCCCTGGCATGGGAAGCGGAAATGGGGCGGACGGTGCCAACGTCCGGCAGGTGTTCATTTCAAATGGGTCTCGGACTGGTGTTTTTCTCTAGACCCCGCAACTCAACCCTGGACCTGTTTCCCGCCCCCAACCCTGAATCTTGAAAGTCCTTCATGGGGAGGGGCGCCCTGCCTTGCACCTCGTTCTCAGCAGAACAGCAAAAGGAATTAACGCGAGttgtccctcctgcctctctaTGCGTTCACAGAGGTCCCCAACTGACGTCCCTCCAGCACCGGAGGTGTCTGGCCAAGTCCTTCAAGACCCCTCAGGTGATTAGGGAAGGGTGAGCTGCCGTCCTATATTCCTGGGTCTGtaggaggagggggttgggggcccGGACTCCCGGGTCTGAGGCTGGGGACCTAGAGAATGACCCTCTGTCCGCCTCCCGGGGCTCTAGGGTGACATGGCTGAAGCGCACCAGGCCGTGGGCTTCCGACCCTCGACGACCTCGGACGGGGCCGAAATGGCGCTCAGTGCCCCGGTGTTGCAGGAGATCTACCTGTCCGGACTGCGCTCCTGGAAAAGGCACCTCTCCCGTTTCTGGGTGAGGAGAGCCACGACTTGATTTTCTTCCAGGAATCCATTTAGGTGCTTCAGGGCTGCCTGAGGCCCGCTCCAGCGTCTGGGTGATTCCTGCAGGGGATCCTATCACCCCCTTCTGAGAATTTTGCTGTCGACTTTCAGAAGCCCTTAAATAGccatttctgtgttctctgaGGCTCACTTGGGAACCCTCAACCTCACCTACTGGGAACCTCTATTCACCTCTCTCTTAACACCACTTCCGGGACCACTTCCCTTTTTCCTCACACCCCCCAAACCCAAATTCTAGTTTCTAGAATTCAGACCCCAGACCCCATggtgctcccctccccctttcgTCTCTAGGTTCTAAACTGGGTGCTCATTTCAGAACACTGTGACCTGATCAAGATCTTGGTCAGCCCGCACCCCAATCCTGAAGGGCCCTTCTTCCCCCAGCCCGTGCCCCTGGGTCTGGGGGCCGCCTCCTTGCCCTCACCTCTGAATCCCCAATACCCTTCTCCGGTATGCAGTGCACCTTCCCTGTGGTTCCGGGATGTGAACCTCCAAATGTCTAGATCCACACTTCTCCATGCCTATAGACCCTGCTGTCCCGGTCTGGGCTCATTGCCCTTGCTCCAGAATGCCCATGCCCAACCTCTAACCAGAGCCCACGCCTGCCCCCAGGGTCACCAGTTCTAGAACTATGGCCCTGCGTACATCCAGAGTCTCCCTGTCTGTGAACACAAATCTTGAACACTTGTGGGGCTGGCCAAGCCTGACTTTGAATCCTGGCTCGGCCACTTACCAGCtgcgtggccttgggcaagtgcgcctctctgaggctcagtttccccacatgTCAAACGGGGGTGATGATAACACCTCCCTCACAGGACAGTCGCGAGGATTAAGTGAATTCTTCTTACATATAAGCACTGAGCGAACCGCCTGGCCCATGTCAAGTGCAGAGTAAGTGTTAGCTTTTGATAATATTGTTCTTGATTCATTAGCCAGATATCTATGGAGCATTTATTAAGGGCCTGCCACTGCTTGGGACACTGGGGACATGGCAGGGAGCAAGACAGAATCCTGCCCTTGTGGAACTCTTGATTTAGTAGGAGGAGAAGGCCATAAGGGGACACATAAGCAAGATGTGGAGTATGTCAGATCACGTGACATGTGCTATGGGAGAACAGTAAGGCCCGCCAGGTGGAAAGAGGGAGCCTTGGGGGTGTTGTCACTAAATAAGGGGGTGGCCCGGGCCCTGGAGGATTTCCTGAAGCTGAGACGTTTGAACAGGCTGGATTGAACCTCTATAACCTTATGAGTTATTAAAATAGAGAGATATCTGTTCCAGTGGATAAACAGCCACTACCCCAGACCCCCAAAGAGtttctgtctgttttgttttttttttttaagattttattttcaagtaatctctacaccggacatgggactcaaacccacaactctgagatcaagagtcacgcactctactgactgagccagccaggtgcccccccgcccccgcctccaaAGAGCAGGGGAACCCCCTGGGCCTCAGGCTAATCTATCAATTAAAACATTACCATGTGGCCATTAGCCTGTGGTTAAATACATAaagacacatatacatacacacacataagtgtgtgtattaaaaattaagatatagtttcagaaaaaaggcagttttaaaatatacagtcCTTGAATTTTGACAATACCCGTGTAACCAACTTCCTATCAAGACAGCCTGGCCTGGACCATTCTAGAATGTTCCTTTGAGCCCTTTTCCGGTGCACGCCCCCCACTCAAGGCAGCCGCTGTTCTGATTCCTATGCTTGTAGGTGGATTTTGACTAGTGCTGCGCTGTTGACTTCTTGACCCCTAGTtttgagtccccccccccc
This region includes:
- the ADM5 gene encoding putative adrenomedullin-5-like protein, producing the protein MGLEDHSRPHPTMIAHILLLLLASSVLGDPDSVGRQPRHRRRLCSLGTCQTHRLPEMIYWLRSASIKEHSGKAGREPQDPHSYGRRRRREARVLLRLQDLGLKKRGQRSAQLPG